A stretch of the Neodiprion lecontei isolate iyNeoLeco1 chromosome 4, iyNeoLeco1.1, whole genome shotgun sequence genome encodes the following:
- the LOC107220299 gene encoding uncharacterized protein LOC107220299 isoform X4: MLSPILRLLGVLGVLLVLDPSLPAFGSVPDPAESEMIEVSEATTAIPKQTLPDRCLVGTEPGPCKYYIHKWTFNKARGKCRTFVYGGCLGNENRFDSEIECLHYCVGGPDHTLPPYMVTKGSVFVTTSTSTTAAPSPTTKKIPPPTFSPPKPTKPPVPKHKRGKELTFMESGHEKTFMFAQNNTFIQIDGSGIKTFQLRLCREISFKFRTKLPHGLLVYHSVKDRPDSLDPYALYVIVEKGQLKVVHVFGKKSTSLTVGEGLNRDEWHSVLVRIDVHGAKLIARVDETQEETNLEVLEAEVNYGVSEELASVVLIGGLSSEEKLHGVKYIIESFVGCIRDMVLSSGKSASDLLPIRPLIATKHENVKEGCVDKCRTRENLCFVGSQCVNHYNSLTCDCFGTKYEGERCDVYTATILTLRGSSFVSFRVYDWKDRVHSSVNRISLAFKTRWDDSALFYASGEIEGTAHYVAASIKNRSVNIELDFGHDSKIQTVMGDDVTSNHWNNLTIYHNGPLVFVSLNDESKVLEVPGENYNMIIDPEIYIGGGPELHKKKGLVSHNNFAGSFKYVFFNDKSIIYELKRSNPMVHYIGILEPEYYEADVEVIPITYPFAGSHIWWPNTKSNSLKLNFDFKSSKPLAVLASSDTKNIDGIGYWEVRLVNDEIRFELVPDVKNNVTHITSVHFPPHNTSWHAVELNYTKGELSLQVDYRNKKSKLFAMAFELGDRVIIGSGKTNMGLVGCMREIRVNDHRIEPRHVVNTERVVGEVALDNCQFVDPCKRPNRCEHGGKCSVEVDRITCDCKETGYRGTNCHFAEYRKTCEELALLGYTKDDVYRIDIDGNGRFPPALVKCEFQSIEDSTKTIVEHNLPSQVDVRSIDQKEDFSYSIKYREFTAEMLQELISHSLYCSQYLKYDCYKAPVELHSATWFRGSKGVTVDYIGNVSRGSCPCGMNRTCVNPKLSCNCDVSAGKWLSDEGYYETPESLGITELVFLQQSDLDVDARGRITLGPLECVETNTQKYVVTFTTSQSYIEVPGWRKGDIAFSFRTTGEKAILLYQPPIRSNYPSFMVALTSDYLLTFNFTLNTGQCREIEVKSRRKLNNGEWQKIWIDYNDYHVRFMINTDSEMVDLLSEEEFGPFEGSMFIGGATAEHLKTSSVRQGLIGCFRGLVVNGEILDIHSYMSVHLSEIIKDCKPSCQPNKCQNGARCVELWSNFECVCKNKWAHLGTYCETNINNAALTFTSPEALVKKNYIGNEDDEEKLLLKGMFLENILINIRTYDANSLILYANDHLNNFLHLYISNGTSIVYLFNSGNEIRNVTVDYPGASTGDSVQIAIIRTEKNTTVHVNEANVTLDAVPILLNSYSNKPWINPEKEVLAPQRPPAPPTSYFQVNLGGFDPDNLLRVGKKGEAIQGYVGCLRGLRIGEYLVPLPQLASEAYQEGSKGLIANCHMKCDAAPCKNLGICTEDFRRQESSCNCEHTSYFGENCAEEKGAEFSGESVVQREFDLDGEVNQVKIQLAFSSNDLRQRTMALLLLQTENKRSYYLLVALTSEGHLIFEEDREGSAYAVRINDRNFLNGARHSVYYERNNNTTTLLIDREAVPLSNPVLSFAAENESNLDNPGGANEIQLGGLNTTDPRFTAYKGYTGCLSNVVVSINGGAVMKPLEEYMLFTKTGSDTVRATMPAGVRSAQCAAFHVQPRGLEPPRNDSVGRDKAWVEEPPDRVVYKSQRSDETKKEQGAGTYVFIALCIILAAAVMGCIYGVCRSAHKDRQNRARDAEDIATNSQSRWQGDSYDVPAVPPTSTAVKTVGFKTVETEDEKKLNGTHHAKPLATKDYKTIPNVDTKIDLLHDKKTHFKADEEHEKKELLGSMEDLREEPELEECEEEQEEEDNEEISSTASNSTDRSRNSVPDDDILVRPAPVRNSSSVRKSFYDRAADNGESFITAGAETDQRFETNDVLYPEMKMLETNFSVTGINEIQTKYVSAKNRPFDSINNQIRANNNNKNIHVQRRPVSFNLQYDSREGKL; this comes from the exons ATGTTGTCGCCCATATTGAGGCTCCTGGGCGTCCTGGGGGTCCTCCTAGTCCTCGACCCTTCGTTGCCCGCTTTCGGAAGCGTGCCTGACCCTGCGGAGTCCGAAATGATCGAGGTGAGCGAGGCCACAACTGCGATCCCAAAGCAGACACTCCCAGACCGCTGTCTCGTCGGCACGGAGCCCGGGCCCTGCAAGTACTACATTCACAAATGGACCTTCAACAAGGCCAGGGGGAAGTGCAGGACCTTCGTGTACGGCGGTTGTCTCGGCAACGAGAACAGATTCGACTCGGAAATCGAATGTCTTCACTACTGCGTCGGTGGTCCGGATC ACACTCTGCCACCCTACATGGTCACCAAGGGCAGCGTCTTCGTCACCACCAGCACTTCGACCACCGCCGCGCCGTCGCCGACTACCAAGAAAATCCCACCGCCAACTTTCTCACCACCGAAACCCACGAAGCCACCTGTTCCGAAGCACAAGAGAGGAAAG GAACTTACCTTCATGGAATCTGGTCACGAGAAGACGTTCATGTTCGCCCAGAACAACACCTTCATTCAGATCGATGGAAGCGGTATCAAAACTTTTCAGCTAAG GCTGTGTCGTGAGATatcgttcaaatttcgaacgaaATTACCCCACGGCCTACTAGTCTATCACAGTGTCAAGGACCGGCCGGATAGTCTGGATCCTTACGCGTTGTACGTGATTGTTGAAAAGGGCCAGCTCAAGGTGGTCCATGTGTTTGGAAAGAAGTCGACTAGCCTTACCGTTGGCGAAGGTCTCAACAGAGACGAGTGGCACAGTGTTTTAGTAAGGATCGATGTTCACGGGGCTAAACTCATCGCCAGAGTCGATGAGACGCAAGAGGAAACGAACCTCGAGGTCCTCGAAGCCGAAGTCAATTACGGAGTCTCCGAAGAGTTGGCTTCCGTCGTACTGATTGGAG GTTTGAGCTCGGAGGAAAAGCTTCACGGtgtgaaatatataattgaaTCGTTCGTTGGGTGCATCAGAGACATGGTATTGAGTTCCGGCAAATCGGCGAGCGATTTGCTGCCCATAAGACCTCTGATCGCCACAAAACATGAGAACGTCAAGGAGGGTTGTGTGGACAA GTGCAGAACACGGGAGAATCTCTGCTTCGTTGGTAGTCAGTGTGTAAATCACTATAACAGCTTGACTTGCGACTGTTTCGGGACGAAATACGAAGGGGAAAGATGCGACGTTTACA ctGCGACCATTCTCACACTGAGAGGCTCGTCCTTCGTTTCTTTTCGAGTATATGACTGGAAGGATCGGGTGCATTCCTCCGTGAATAGGATTAGTCTCGCGTTCAAG ACCAGATGGGACGACTCGGCGTTGTTTTACGCGTCCGGAGAGATTGAGGGAACCGCTCATTACGTCGCGGCATCGATAAAGAACCGATCAGTCAACATCGAGCTGGATTTCGGCCATGATTCAAAGATACAAACAGTGATGGGCGACGACGTGACGTCGAACCACTGGAACAATTTGACCATATACCACAACGGACCTTTGGTATTTGTAAGTCTTAACGACGAGTCGAAGGTGCTTGAAGTGCCCGGAGAGAATTACAACATGATCATTGATCCCGAAATTTACATCGGAGGCGGACCTGAGCTCCACAAAAAAAAGGGACTCGTTTCTCACAATAACTTTGCGG GCTCGTTCAAGTACGTTTTCTTCAACGACAAGTCCATCATATACGAACTGAAACGGTCGAATCCGATGGTCCATTACATTGGGATATTGGAACCCGAGTATTATGAGGCTGACGTCGAGGTGATACCGATAACGTATCCTTTCGCTGGAAGTCACATTTGGTGGCCGAATACTAAGTCTAACTCCTTGAAGttgaatttcgatttcaaaagCTCGAAGCCTCTGGCCGTCCTGGCGTCTAGTGATACCAAGAACATCGACGGAATTGGCTACTGGGAG GTTCGTTTGGTGAACGATGAAATTCGTTTTGAGCTCGTTCCAgacgtgaaaaataatgtcACCCACATAACGTCGGTACATTTTCCACCTCATAATACATCTTGGCATGCCGTTGAACTGAATTACACCAAAGGAGAATTGAGTTTACAAGTTGATTACAGAAACAAAAAGAGCAAACTTTTTGCCATGGCATTTGAACTTGGTGACAGGGTTATTATCGGCAGTGGTAAAACTAACATGG GATTGGTCGGTTGCATGAGGGAAATCAGAGTGAACGATCATCGGATAGAACCAAGGCACGTTGTCAACACTGAGAGAGTCGTTGGTGAGGTTGCGTTGGATAATTGTCAGTTCGTAGATCCATGCAAGAGGCCGAACAGGTGCGAACACGGTGGCAAATGTTCCGTAGAAGTGGACAGAATCACTTGCGACTGCAAAGAGACCGGTTACAGGGGGACAAACTGCCATTTTG CCGAGTATCGAAAAACTTGCGAGGAATTAGCCCTTCTGGGATACACCAAGGACGATGTGTACCGAATCGACATCGACGGAAACGGTCGATTTCCCCCGGCGCTTGTGAAGTGCGAATTTCAGTCCATTGAAGACTCGACGAAGACCATCGTCGAGCATAATCTTCCCTCTCAAGTGGACGTCAGGTCTATTGACCAAAAGGAAGACTTTTCGTACAGCATTAAGTACCGGGAATTCACAGCCGAAATGCTACAGGAGTTGATATCTCACTCGTTGTACTGCAGTCAATATCTCAAATACGATTGTTACAAGGCGCCCGTTGAACTGCACAGTGCTACTTGGTTTCGGGGGTCCAAAGGCGTCACTGTCGACTACATTGGCAATGTTAGTCGCGGCTCTTGTCCTTGCGGAA TGAACAGAACATGTGTTAATCCCAAACTCAGTTGCAATTGTGACGTTTCTGCCGGTAAATGGCTTTCCGATGAAGGTTACTACGAGACTCCTGAATCGTTGGGAATTACAGAATTGGTGTTTCTCCAGCAAAGTGACTTGGACGTTGATGCTCGGGGTAGAATTACTCTGGGACCTTTGGAGTGCGTCGAAACAA ACACACAGAAGTATGTCGTTACCTTCACAACGTCACAGTCTTACATCGAAGTACCAGGTTGGCGGAAAGGTGACATAGCCTTCAGTTTTCGAACGACAGGCGAAAAGGCAATCTTGCTCTATCAGCCACCGATAAGGAGCAACTATCCGTCGTTCATGGTCGCTTTGACATCGGACTATCTATTGACATTCAATTTCACATTGAATACTGGACAGTGCCGTGAAATCGAGGTTAAAAGCCGGAGAAAACTCAACAATGGAGAATGGCAAAAGATTTGGATTGATTATAACGACTATCATGTCAGGTTTATGATCAACACCGATTCTGAAATGGTCGATTTACTGTCCGAGGAGGAGTTTGGACCTTTTGAAGGGTCCATGTTTATCGGTGGTGCGACCGC AGAACACCTCAAAACCTCTTCCGTACGACAGGGGCTTATCGGATGCTTTCGAGGTTTGGTTGTAAATGGTGAAATTTTAGACATACACAGCTACATGTCCGTTCATCTTTCCGAAATAATCAAGGATTGCAAGCCTTCCTGTCAACCGAACAAATGTCAAAATGGTGCCAGATGCGTTGAACTTTGGAGCAACTTTGAATGCGTTTGCAAAAACAAATGGGCACACCTGGGAACCTATTGCGAAACGA ATATAAATAACGCTGCACTGACGTTCACGTCACCGGAGGCTttggtgaagaaaaattatatcggTAACGAAGATGACGAGGAGAAACTTCTGCTAAAGGGAATGTTTCTGGAAAATATATTGATCAACATTAGGACGTACGATGCGAATTCTTTAATTCTGTACGCGAATGATCATTTGAACAATTTCTTGCACCTTTACATTTCGAACGGGACCAGTATCGTATACCTTTTCAATTCTGGTAATGAAATAAGAAACGTTACCGTCGATTATCCAG GTGCTAGTACCGGCGATTCGGTGCAAATAGCCATTATCAGAACCGAAAAGAACACGACTGTTCATGTTAATGAAGCCAACGTCACTCTCGACGCGGTTCCAATTTTACTGAACTCGTACTCTAACAAGCCTTGGATAAATCCTGAGAAAGAGGTTCTCGCGCCCCAAAGACCGCCGGCTCCACCGACAAGCTATTTTCAG GTGAACCTCGGCGGTTTTGATCCTGACAACTTACTCAGAGTTGGTAAAAAAGGTGAGGCGATCCAGGGATATGTTGGCTGTCTCCGGGGTCTGAGGATCGGCGAGTATTTGGTCCCCTTGCCTCAATTGGCGAGCGAGGCTTACCAAGAAGGTAGCAAAGGCTTAATAGCGAATTGTCACATGAAATGCGACGCTGCACCCTGCAAGAATCTCGGTATATGCACGGAGGATTTCAGGAGACAGGAGTCGTCTTGTAATTGTGAGCACACCTCGTATTTTGGGGAGAATTGTGCCGAAG aaaaGGGTGCCGAATTCAGCGGTGAAAGCGTTGTTCAGAGGGAGTTTGACCTGGATGGCGAAGTGAATCAGGTAAAAATACAATTGGCGTTCTCCAGCAATGATTTGAGGCAAAGAACTATGGCACTGTTGCTTCTGCAGACTGAAAACAA AAGAAGCTACTATTTACTCGTTGCTTTAACATCCGAGGGTCATCTGATATTCGAAGAGGACAGAGAAGGCTCTGCCTACGCTGTTCGCATCAACGACAGAAACTTTTTGAATGGCGCAAGGCACAGTGTTTACTACGAGAGAAATAATAACACGACAACGCTGCTG ATCGACAGGGAGGCGGTTCCGTTGTCAAATCCAGTTTTGAGTTTCGCCGCGGAGAATGAGTCAAATCTGGATAATCCTGGAGGAGCGAATGAAATACAATTGGGCGGTTTGAACACCACAGATCCCAGATTCACCGCTTACAAGGGATACACCGGTTGTCTTAGCA ATGTCGTTGTGTCGATAAATGGTGGCGCTGTTATGAAACCACTCGAGGAATACATGCTGTTCACCAAAACTGGTAGCGATACTGTCAGGGCCACAATGCCAGCTGGTGTTCGAAGCGCTCAGTGCGCCGCTTTTCACGTACAACCCAGAGGTCTCGAACCCCCAAGGAACGATAGCGTG GGTCGAGATAAGGCTTGGGTCGAGGAACCTCCGGATCGCGTTGTTTACAAATCCCAACGCTCCGACGAAACGAAGAAGGAACAGGGCGCAGGGACTTACGTCTTTATTGCGCTGTGCATTATCCTCGCTGCTGCGGTGATGGGCTGTATTTATGGGGTTTGTAGAAGTGCCCATAAAGACAGACAGAACAGGGCCAGAGACGCCGAGGATATTGCAACTAATTCGCAATCAAGGTGGCAAGGCGATTCCTATGATGTTCCGGCCGTCCCTCCCACCTCGACAGCCGTAAAAACCGTCGGTTTTAAGACCGTCGAAACGgaggatgagaaaaaattgaacggtACACATCACGCCAAGCCATTGGCGACAAAGGATTATAAAACCATACCAAATGTCGATACGAAAATCGACTTGTTGCACGACAAGAAAACGCATTTCAAAG cagatgAGGAACACGAAAAGAAAGAACTGCTCGGG